CTGGCAGCACGTCTGTGACCAGTATGCTGCTCTCTGGCGGCAAGCTATGGTGCGCGACGCACTCCTCCATCAAGATCATCAACCCGCAGTCGTTGCAGGTTTGTTGTCTCTGTCTCTCACGTGTAGATCCTGTTGTCTAGGTATCTGTTTGCTCCTCGTTCCCCGTAGGCACTAGGAGCACATCTGTGACCAGCATGCTGCTGCCCGGGGGTAAGCTGTAGTGCGCGACGCACTCCTCCTCTATCAAGATCATCAACCCGCAGTCGTTGCAGGTTTGTTGTCTCTGTCTCTCACGTATAGATCCTGTTGTCTAGGTATTTGTTTGCTCCTCGTTCCCCGTAGGCACTAGGAGCACATCTGTGACCAGCATGCTGCTGCCCGGTGGTAAGCTGTAATAGTGCGCGACGCACTCCTCCATCAAGATCATCAACCCGCAGTTGCTGAAGGTTTGTTGTATTAGTACCTATTCTCGTTTAGATCCTGTCATCTATCAGTATGCTCTACGATCCCCGTTTGTACTGGCTATGACCAGCATGCTGCTGTCGGATCTGACGACAAACTCTGGTGCGCAATGCGCGCCTCCATCAATGTATCATAAATAATCAACCCTTAGCCGTTGCAAGGTTTGTTGTATATGTCTCTCACGTGTAGATCCTGTCGTCTAGGTATCTGTTTTCTCTCGTTCCCCGTAGGCACCATGAGCACATCTGTGATCAGCATGCTGCTGTCTGGTTGCAAGCTGTGGTGCGCGACGCACTCCTCCATCAGTAGTCGCTACAGGTATTTCTTTGTCTCACTTGTAAAATTACCTATGCTATGAAAGCCATTCAAATTGACCCCCAGTCAATGCAGAAATATTTGTGACGTTGCCGCGTTCGCTGGGAACAAAAATTGACTTTCTTGATAGAAAATGATAAGTATTCTGTCGTCTTATAGTATGAAATGCAAGCATTTTTTTATGAGGGTTATAAGGGGCTTGTCCCCGCCAATTGGACTTAGCATATTTTAAAGTTTTCAACGATTACTGTCACATTCCAGGTGGACGAAACATTCCAAATAAGTTCCGAAACGAAGCCGATCAGCCACATGGCAGTGGCCGGCGGCTCGATCTGGCTATCACTGGATAACGCCGCCCAGCTCCGGTGTTACAACGCCACCACGAGAGAGATGCTCGCTGAGATCAACATCACGCCGCAAGTTACTAAAATGCTGCAAGGTGAGAGACCCCATCCGGGCCCATCCCCATCTTTTTAAATAGACGATACATGATGTCACTACTACAATTCTGACGATACCTCATATTATGTCTAAAACTGTCCAGCTATTTGGGCTGTACATTACAAAAGGCTTACCCTGTTTCTGATGAAATCGGATAAAAGTAATTTGAGTAGGTACAATGTGTATAAAAGCTAACCGGAAGTATGTAATTACCTGGTTGTAGTAACTTATCTTGAGACTAAATGGTACCTAAATAACTGTCATCCTATCCAGTTCCATTTATGCCACGGCCGCAAGTCATGCTCCCCGGCAGAACCACATCGTCTTTCGTAAACATTAACATATCAGAAAATATCTATAAGATGTCTATACAATTCTAGGACCATTTGGAAAAATTCTATATGCCTAGTTTTTGTGTAAATCTGATTTCAAAGTGGTTCTGCTACAGAGCTTCCTCCCAGCAGAACCACCTAGATATTCTTCTAACTACACATGCTATTTACACGCAGAGCACATCAAATAATTCTATTATATTTATCTAATTTATTAAATCACTCTGCTTATTCCGAATACACGAATTTACGATATGTCGAGTTAGAAGAATATCTTGGTGGTTCTGCTGGGAAGAAGCTCTGTCGCAGAACCACTTTGACATTATAAGATTTACACAAAAACTAGGCATATAAAATTTTTCCAAATGgtcctagaattttatagatatcttatagatattttctaatatatttatgtttccGAAAAACAGTGTGGTTCTGCCGGGGAGCATGACGTACGGCCGCTGTGTTTGGACTAGTTAGTAAGAAAGATGATAGTGAGCTCTCAGGTGACCTTATGACCGCTCGGCGTCGAGTTCCTTTGTCCTTTTGGTTTTTATTACTtgtagtaagtaggtacctaaaaccCATGAATTAGATGACCAGAAGACGCCCCACTGATTTCTTACGATTACTTTTCAGGTTGCGACGACATCATCCGGCAACACAAAGCGGCGTGTCTGCGAGTGACGGCGTTGCTGGCACACAGAGATACATTATGGGTGGGCACGAGTGCAGGGGTGCTACTGACGGCGCCCCTTCACAACTCTCCCAACGCCCGCACTGGACAGTTCACTGTGCCTACGTTGACAGGTATGATCATCTAATTGTTAGATTGTGGATAATCTAATTATTAAAGTTAGGTACGGCGTTGCTGACACATAGGGATACGTTATGGATTGACATGTGCGCCGGCGGGCTGTTAACGGCGCCACTGCATTCTCTCACAACGCCCTTACTGGACAATTCACTGTGCCTACGCTCATAGGTTTTTAATAATTAGTTTGTGTCCATAAGGTCAAGGCTGCCTGCCGATGGAATAGTGGTGCCGTCAAATAGAGGACGGAGCAAAACGGGGGGTAGCGGTTCTAGAACGAAGTATGGAGACGGCTGCTGTATGACGGCTGAGTATCTATTCACACATCACACGCACACATCTGTGCCAACGTACATTATAAAGCCTCATgcctatttaattatttataacagAATACTGAATTGGGTCTTTAGCGTCTTTGTTTGATTACAGGTGTAACCTACGGTCATACTGGCCATGTGAGATTCCTGACCATCGTCGAGAATCCAGCAGCTCAGAAGCAACCAGCGAAACCCGCACAGGCAAGCCTTAAGACGAAAGCCTTGACCAGGCGGTCAGCCAACGCGGAGAAACTACACAAACAGGCGGAGACTACACAGAGTAACAAGGAAACTTTAATCATTTCGGGGGGAGACGGTTACGAGGACTTCAGAAGTTCGAGCATGACCGAAGATGCGGGCAGGGAAGACTCCACCAATCATCTCCTGCTGTGGAGAGTCTGAACAATTTCAAGGCCTACAGGGTTTACGATTATTTTCAAGGCCTCTTAAAAGAAGGCGTTGTACTTGGATCCGTACGCCCACGAGATGGCGTCATGGAGAATTCGGAATTCACGTCTTCAAGTGTTTTCGAATGTGATCTAACTTAATCTTGAAGACGCGTAAAATGGAGCCTAATGATGTTAATAATGTTTTTGAATGAATGTTATTATTCCAGCTTAAAATAATTTAGATTGATGTACGCTAatctaatgaaataaaataataaataaacgttaAAAATGTGTTGCGCTAATAAGCGTGAGTAAATGTAGTATAATGAGATTATTAACGTTTAGTTAAGGCATTAAATGTCACTATCATCCCGCGGCCATAaaatgtatacaaaatttgATTACCAAATATTCGAAATCTTGAATGgtaatttaacatttttaacagtatTATTGTAAAAATCTGAATTGTTATGTTCGTGCATCGTTTTAAAATGATGACCTAAGTACCTTATTATAGACATTTTATAATAGTTATTAAAATGGTCTTTTAGAGTTATTTACATGGTAATAGCCATATCAGACGAGTGTTATAATTGTCCCTTAAATGCGGCCATATTGAAccaagaaataaataattatctatAGTAAATGTGAGTGTTCAGTAGCAACTGAAATATTGCATCGTTATAGCCGGCCATTTTGAGACGTTACATGTTTTCATGAAGAGTAAGCAAAAGAAATTCTAAAACAGTTAAGACTActaatttatattgttttgaagCGATTGCTCAAAATCTTGGGACTTTACCGGAATCTACATTGAGAgcagatttaaataaaataggatgtTTGGATGTAtcacatattattatattgcagtaataaaaaaatacactaaatATGTCTTTCATTTCCTTTAAAACAATTTACTATAGTATAGTGTACGCATGTAGGTACAataagctgcaaaagtgcatggcgaactATTTAACCCCTCGAATGCCTTGTAACAAATCAAAGGTTATTACTTCAGTAGCAAATTATAACATCGGCTTTCCGGGGGTAGTCaacgaattcattcataatatctccatacaattttgcagctcactgtaatATCTACTAAATAGAAGAACTAAAAGATGCTACTATGCAAACGTTTAGGTTTCAACTTACAGGTGAATATCCAGTAAGTATATAAACGCTTTCAAATTCCAGAAACTTACATAAATTTTTTATCTAGTCTAATTGAATGTGACAGGGAATATTTAGAAACAAATATacctaactagcttttgcccgcggcttcgctcgcgttagaaagagacaaaaagtagcctatgtcactttccatcatttcaactatctcaacttaaaaaatcatgttaattcgtcgctccgtttcgccacatctcggacactgacgatcaaatatatgaaagaggcgcgttcctagcacacattctaagctcgtgtaggtgaacgcgtaccatgtttgtatgagtgagatatgacaggtcgactgttcgcgtttttgacatgcgtcaactgtgaggtaactgagaggggtagggcggcactttcagcggagagcgggagtggccatactgtacgttagtactctttattatactgtggtttttctgtaaaagacggacaaacaaacagacacacactttcctatttataatattttgtagTATGGATATAAATCTCGTAAGACCCAGCATAATTTTTCCGATTTTTAATCACAACTGTACTTGTACATGTACAACGGGACTTACGGGGATAAATCGAGTGTGGTGTGCTTAACCATGCAGCCATAATTATGATAGTGAGTAGGTATGAATGacgaggcacactgacatttatttttatcccgccaggcggcgcctgtgcaagtagctaggcatgtcactgtcattcataggcgagaaagaaaaaaaatatcgtcCTCTCGCTCTCATTAACTTGTTTCTTTATCTTCTCGcaatatttatgtaggtacttagaacaaaaaaaataactagACCTAAGTGGGAAAGATTCTAGGTTAGAATTTAggcaatacaccgtgtttcacttaacacaaaaatctgaaaactgtttgttcagaatcgagagtagaatcgattgagctatatcttgatgggggtaatattttttgttttaatttgaattattagttattgtttacgtgcccattctacaaatttgtaatacaacactgtgcatatcatattgttagaggttgtatacctttttcagtatttaagggcattaatactggctggttacttggacgattattttttccgctacgagatagacgttgtgcgtcagtttaattttaaagtttatcataagtcataacaaattaaactcgtacctaattacaaccttgtcattttgaattttaggtttaaatttgcttactgagtcacctgtccaatttgaagtatactgtgacacaggttaaagtgctttacattgacatagctgtctattggtaaaccttatgtcgttgcagtaacatacacaattaaacaatttgaaggtttatgatggtagctagcaattattttattgagtgtagagttaaaagccgagtagagctgcacagaaaatttaaaactcaatttaaaaaaataataatcatcagattaaaaatgaacattctagatacgtttaaaaaaataaaaatcagttggggtgtctgagcttttgagtgataccggaaacaccgtgtatagttTTGTGAGGAAGATAGGGTGAAATAAAGAATTAAtcgttatttttattcaaacaaTCGTGTCACAATCAATGTCTATAATTACTTTTCATTACATacgttattatatttctgtGAAAACGTAtagtaacattatttattttacattacacttacattttttttcttttttgcgtGGTACACTTATGTCAATAAGAGCCTAAACACCTATTTCAATGTTTTAGTTACACATAGCAGCTACCTGACTAATGAATTCTTCGACGTCATTTTCTTTGCTTTCCGTTTTCTTGCCTCTGCTCACAAAATACGGGTCATTTTGTAGCTGCGCTGCTAACTTCTTAAGAATGTTTCGTCTATCCCTGTCCTCATTAATTTCTCTTTTCACATCTTTGCTTTCATTGTGCATTAATGATAGTTCAATGGTTGCACATATGAGTTCTTTAGCCTTTGAAAACCCATCATGTGATTTTGAATGCGTCAAGTTCATCTCTTGGAAATCTTTTTTGCCCCTTGCTATATAGTAAGGATCGTTTCGTACCGATTTGACTATTTCTTCGATAGCATTGCGTCTACCCCTCGATGGTTTAAAGTACTTCTTGCCTCTGGATATATAATAGGGGTCTAAGGACTCGCCAGATGATCGACTGCTTCTTTCTACTAAAATATAATGTGGTTGATCAGCATATATTCTATCATCTAACAGGGTACTAGAGACTGACGGCTTTACGGTCAACTCGAAAGGAACTCGCTCAATGCCATGCTGATTTTTCATTGGATTatcaaataaatgttttaattgaCTATCTCTTCCTCGATTTTTCCAGAAGCGCCCATTGAATTCTGTTGCATCTTTTTTAAGCCTTGACAAATAGTCTATATCATTTTCAACTTTATTAATAGCTTCCATAATAGATTCTTTGAAATCTTCCTTACGCCTGCCTCTATTTCCCCAAAACGGTTCTTTAGTGTCAAGTTCCTTTTTGCCACGATTTCCCCAGAATGGCTCTTCATCTTCTTTTTTTCCTCTGTTGCCCCAAAAAGGTTCATCATCTTGTCTTCTGCCGCGGTTTCCCCAAAATGGCTCATTTTCTTCCCTTCTTCCGCGATTACCCCAAAATGGTTCATTGTCTTCTCTCCTACCTCGGTTTCCCCAAAATGGCTCATTGTCCCGTCTACCCCTGTTACCCCAGAATGGTAAACCATTTTCCCTTCGCCCTCTTGTACCCCAAAATGGTTCCTCTTCTTGTCGTCTACCCCTGCTACTCCAGAATGGACCGTCATTGTCCACTGATATTTCAACAGAATTCCGTCTTCCTCGATTGCCCCAAAAGGGAAGCGTATTTTCCCTTCTGTCTTTTAAACTTGGATATCCATTGAGCTTTTCTTCTGGTGTAAAACTGTAGTAATCATTATTATCAGAAACAAGATTGGAACTTGTTGGGTCACTGTCATTTTCTTCAGATGAGCGCCTGCCTCGGTTACCCCAAAAAGGTGGTTCATCATACAATTTATTCTTGCTATTTGAATACTTTCTATTTACTTCTTGATCAATATCATCTTTGATGAAATCTTTATGAGTAACTTGTCTTTTTCCCCTATTAGCCCAAAACTGTCCATCGTTTTCGTCATAATCGGCAAATCGTTTTATGCGGTCGGTAACTTTTTCCTTGAGATTTGTTTTCTGGGCAGTTTTtactgtttttgttttattcccaCCACCAAATGCATTACTTGACAAGATTAGCAGGATCAATGCTAATATGTGCAGCCGTTTCCGCATTTTACTTGCAACTGAAAAacaagtaattttaaattaggaCGGTTATCAAGATGGAAACTAATAAAGGCTAACTCAAATTTACAGACgaaattttatttacatataaatgCAAGTGTCCTGTCCTAACATGACAGACTGGTTCATTAACGCAGAGCCGAAACTACAAAAGCTAGAAAGTTGAACTTTGCACAGATTGCATttataaagtaggtacctataatatataaaaaaaaattaaactctGACGGGGTTATTAAAAACTGTAGGTATATTAAAATCATATTAAAAGTGGCGCATTTGTattctttttaaataattagagTTTTcgaaaatcattaaaaaaaattgtgaacatttaaaaaaaaatatttttttaataaaagtacGTTGTTCCGTTTCTGCTTTTCAAAAATATTCAGATTATaatgttacatttatttttaaatttatcagacttaataaaacgttgtcattaataaataaaaaatcaaataaGTATATATCTCTCAGGTTAATCGGTATGTCagatctattttattttatttatttaaattattataaaaataaaactataggtacataatagatTGAAATTCCCGTGTCTAAGCATACATACGAGGGGTCAATCTTAGAAGTAGATACATATTGTTATAAGGCGTTTTAAAAAGAGCATTAAAGCACAACAAGTTAGCATAAAGAGGAAAAATAttaaggtaggtacttacatttttcaaacttcGTCAAATCAGGACCATAGTCACGTCCAGCAGCCAGCAGCAAGGTTGTGCTTCTGTGAGCCAGAGGTGACTCCACTGCTTTTATAAGGGGTGCTCAGAGGGCTGTCACAGCGGATCTCATTTGTTCTGTTTTCCTCTGGATTTCTCAAGAGAGCGCGTGAccgttattaaattaaaacaacgTTTCTTACATTGGACTGGACATACGTGGGTAGCGTTGTTGGGTTCCTCGCGGAAAGTACGGGTTCGATATATTCTTGATAAATATTTGATAAAACACAATTAAACGAtgaacttttaaatatttttaaagggtAAAATATTGTTAATCAAAACTATTAAATTGTAGTATTGAGACAGGGGGCGATCTctcatttcggaggccaagattcactttggagcagtcaaaataattattataagatTTTGTGAATATGGGCCTATGTGCATTTATACTGCATGTTGGCCAAAAAACTTAAACTACAATACGaactgtgtcgcttaacttcagaACTGGGAAAaacattctgctataaggttgattatctttcagatcatattatatttgttaGACTTCAACCTAAattagcagaatggatttacccaggttaaaagttaagcgacacaactATGAAGGAGTGAAACAATGTAACCGAACTTAGTACTAATATTTAAACATAGTCTATTGTCCTGTGAAATATGTATTTAAGCCGACGTGAAGCCTGTAGCAAAATATAGCAAGAGATCCTTCAAAATTCAAATCCAAGGATTCCAAGCATAAATTCCAAGCTTTGGATTGTCTTAATATTAACAGGGGATTCACCTTTAATATAATAGACAGGGTATTTTCCTGAAAAAATACTTTaggtaattatgtaatttttagaAGTTAGTAATTCTgcattcaaatattttctaagaaTTACTTGCTTCGTTTGATAATCGAATCAGCTTTAATGTGATAAAAAAATCACCCCTACTTTTATGATGCCACTCGAAAATATCAATCAAACTAAAAACATAATACATGGCATGGATAGTTCTTTCCGCAAAAGTCTATAGGTACCGGTCTACGACATATTTTAAGGTAATGCGTTGCTGTCTGAGTTGGTACACGGGACCCTATTACCCTATGGTTAATCCGCCATTGAATCACGTGGACAGCCATATCGATCATATAGATATAAGTACATCGAGACGAGAAAATTTATCGGGGTTATAGTATCATACTCTCCAGCGGTGACATCGGATCGCACTGGAATTCAATCCACATCAAAATATAGTATTTACAAGATAGTGGAATTTCAGCGTCAACCTACTGATTGATAACGTTGCGTAGATTTTATTTTCAATGACTATTACTCAACGCATTCGCATGAAATTATAATCGTTCCAAACTGCGCAATTGATATAACattttctataaaaataccatCAGTTTATTTCAAGAAAACCCGAGTGAAGCTACTTGAGTCAGCCATATGCCTCTGGCGGTCACTTGACGTCTGTCCGTCGTGATTACAACTCAAAGAGGATGCCGGGCCACGTAGGACCAGTTGGCCCACGAATGTTGGTTGATTGGTTGTTGGTATACCTAACAATATTTGTGATTGTGcacggaaaacgtcccactttgtcgatcgCTATAAAggcgctttgtcagtttatatACTtacagatacaagtaaatctcgccttaatgataACCGACAAATTGGGACATTTTACTAAGCACACTCACGTTTGATCATGACTGcgaaaacaagaaaaaacatatttaattatGTCTACAACTATCCGTCCATTGCACGACtgtatgcgtagccgaatgtacaaacgcttcacgaaacgctcacgaatcgtgagcgaatcgtgaatcGTTTGGGTATTCGGCTACTCACACTGGTACTGTCctcattttgtaggtattttatgtTAAATCTTATGGTGTCAAATTAGTTGTAACTGCCGCCGCtaatatttgacgttcataaaaTAACGTGTAGGTcaacagttctcaaaaagtttgtacatagccacgccagcaaattttaattgatcctattttgttaccaacatttagtgataaaagtcgactttcgtaagatatatattataaatacaggataattgttaaaattaagatactagagaaccttaatgaccaaataaaacttactaaaatctattcaagaaataaatcttggtaaaaaaaaaggaataataaaaacaaatttaactttttccttaatttttgtacaaacttttcgagaactgcacaggtatttgtgacaatcagcaCCACTCTTTCACTCACGTTTCCAATACTTGCCTATTTCGATAAATGAAGCACACTACGCTACATCATGCTATATGCAACATGTCATATAACTTTAACGTCGGCAACGTTAACCGAGATATCAAAATCAATACGAAGGTACACATACGTCAATCAGTACATAGTACATACTGACGTAGGTGTTTGAAAGCGTACACCTGCCTACATATATGATATAATATGCGCATAGTATGCGTGGTGTAGACCTTCACAATACACATTGTATCTATTATCTTGCGAAGACAATCAACACCGATACCTTCGTCTGAAATTGAAACATGTCTGCGGCTTAACAAGAATTCAACGGTGAATCGATGCAAAATTAATATTCACTTCGCTCCCAAAAGGCTTTAGCGAAGTAGATAGATAAAGTGATTGGCATTTGTTGTGAAAGGAATTTATGATGCGGTAAGATGAATTCAGATGTATATCGTCACAATACATAGCTAAataattagttatttgttttacaagggggcaaagttgttgtttaaccgcacgtgccaatattgatacccgagcaagcgaaagattccaatattgaactgcaagcgtagcgagtggttcaaaaagtggaatcttgagcgttgcgagggtttcaaaggcacgaaggttaaacaaactttgccaccgagtgaaacacaaaatttttcaccacaccaacacgaacataatactgactataaaacatcaaactaaatcaaatccattaatctattcaatatttatgattcataatcataatttataggtaaattctaccagccagcttaaaaCATCAAGTCAAAATTTGTATGtaatttgcactcttgtggataaaatgcaattttgctatctattttcgaatagcaaagtacgcctttaccagttggtgggGTGAAAACATTATTAAAGCTCTGAAGTAAGCACAAATATGTTGATTATAGCTTGTCAGGACGTCGCCGTCGACGGTCACGTCGAGGaggacatcatcatcaagtcgatataacgctcgacatgtttaaattataaaagaaaagtgaaaatgaaaaagcTTATCGGTTTTTTTATACTTCACACAATTTAAACACTAATTAGGAATACAAGAATTGAAGTAAGATGTAAAATTGGTGGTTTGTTGCTAGAAACGATCTCATCCACCCGCACTCCATAGTAAAattaaaagtaggtatttatcatAAAGTATACCTCCATATtccataatattacattaccAAGAATACAACTGCtctttaatatattataatctaACGTGTCCCAAATCACAATTCGCAACATCAACATCAATATCCCCAAGCAACAGGTTTCTAAGTCCAAGAAATTAATTCTCGGAAATCTTTTTTTCATCACGTTGCCCCAGCCTCCCCTAGGCGGTATTCCTATGTGTTTTCCGGTAATGATATTGCGCAGTTGCGGTTCTCGGCGGTATGAGAGTGTGGCACCGCCTTTATTTTCCGTATTGTACCTTCGGGCGGTAGATGAAAAGGTCGTGTGGAAATGggggaaaaattaaattttaaaatgtaatattgtatttCAGAAGTTGTCATATTTGTTTAAAGCGGAgctcccgtgagccgtggcgaatgctgggataatgcaagaaggatgatgatgatgactgtgTTGTGAAGTTGATGCTTATGGTTGTATCAAATCAAAGCTATCTTTTGTTGAATGTTCGATCTTTTTATATACTTacgtaaaatataattatataagagcTGGGCCGGATATGTTAGTATGAGGACAAAAGTGAcctttttgtatgaaaaaaaaaacatcatttttgacattttacttCCGATTCAAATAGTATCTATAGTTAATGACAAATATTAAAGGCCGATAGTATTGAACAtttaattaatacatacatatacataggtCTACtcatttatattttacaatcCGTAACGATTTATTAGAAGCCCTTCCGTTCTCTTATAGCTCTTTGATTTTAAAATAGATTGAATAGAACTTCCGATATCATTAGTATGAAAATAGCTCCGTTTCATATTCCCGCGGCCATAGATCAAAACAGGCTATTTTCGTGTACAATAATGATATAAATAACCGCCGATTGGTTTGTTTATTCTTTGCTTCTCTAGGTAGAGTCTGGATGCAaagaatataaattaaaaagtagcATCATCGTCGCATCGAGAAAACGGGACGCCACTTTTTCATTTCTATTCTTTTTAGCCATGGGTTCAGTTTCATGGTGCATAATTATGTGTTCCTCCAGAGAAACTTGCTATTGCTGCAATAACTTTTGGTAACGGGTTTTTTTAACCTGTTTGTAGTTTTAGAATGGTTGCATATTTGTCGTCAATAGACTTGAAGatttaaaatacatataactatAATATGCTATAAAATATACCCACCCCAAGGTACAAAATGAAAACTTTTAAGGAAACACGTTCGAACCAAACGTTTAAAACAACACTCAGCCGAAGTCCTTCACATGTCTAATGTTATGATTACCAGTGTTTTAAAGAAGCATCAAAATAATACTCGAATCCCGTAGCTATAAATACATTTGGCCTAGTCATAATCACTTGATTTCAATTGGTTATCGTTATAAATAGTTCAAGGGGTGAATCATAGGGCGTACATTATCGTCTAACGTTCATGGTTCATATTTTGATCTGCTTATAGATAGAGGActcaaaattttttttacagatttacagccggcctagccgaaatgacaatcattgATGATAGACGCCAATCGagacgcagtctggctctgtcgcaccaataccgAAGAGCGAtcgctagctacgataacgatgttatagtatagtaagcgtttgtgcttcttggctacgtaccctggtgtGATACGAGGACTCAGAGTGGATCTTGGCTTCCGACACTAAAGATCGCCATGCTTCCCTGTCAAATGCCGTTCTGGAGTTTTAGATCGCCCGACGGCCGTCTAGACGTCCGGGATACAACTGGAAAGACGAAGTATTAAAATACCCAAGAGAAATCGGAGCCGTCGACTTTATACAGACTGAAAATGTATTAAGTAAGTAATTCTAATTcttgaaaaaaatattcttctAAAAATACAACTACATGGACACAGTAAAAGAAAAAGTAGGGGCCGTGTCATATACAAAAGTCAA
This genomic window from Leguminivora glycinivorella isolate SPB_JAAS2020 chromosome 1, LegGlyc_1.1, whole genome shotgun sequence contains:
- the LOC125230120 gene encoding uncharacterized protein PF3D7_1120000: MRKRLHILALILLILSSNAFGGGNKTKTVKTAQKTNLKEKVTDRIKRFADYDENDGQFWANRGKRQVTHKDFIKDDIDQEVNRKYSNSKNKLYDEPPFWGNRGRRSSEENDSDPTSSNLVSDNNDYYSFTPEEKLNGYPSLKDRRENTLPFWGNRGRRNSVEISVDNDGPFWSSRGRRQEEEPFWGTRGRRENGLPFWGNRGRRDNEPFWGNRGRREDNEPFWGNRGRREENEPFWGNRGRRQDDEPFWGNRGKKEDEEPFWGNRGKKELDTKEPFWGNRGRRKEDFKESIMEAINKVENDIDYLSRLKKDATEFNGRFWKNRGRDSQLKHLFDNPMKNQHGIERVPFELTVKPSVSSTLLDDRIYADQPHYILVERSSRSSGESLDPYYISRGKKYFKPSRGRRNAIEEIVKSVRNDPYYIARGKKDFQEMNLTHSKSHDGFSKAKELICATIELSLMHNESKDVKREINEDRDRRNILKKLAAQLQNDPYFVSRGKKTESKENDVEEFISQVAAMCN